One genomic region from Reichenbachiella ulvae encodes:
- the dnaB gene encoding replicative DNA helicase, translating to MDTKGSDTAANRGTNRGNRRNRPGVQELSVQLGKVPPQALDLEETVLGALMLEKDALTAVIDILKPESFYKDAHSKIYEAIVQLFNKSEPIDLMTVTQQLRKNGTLEVVGGAYQLAELTTRVNSAANIEYHARIITEQSIKRELIRISAQIQEDAFEDTQDVFELLDRTEQSLFEISESHIKKNYAGMQQLMHEAILEIEAKKDQKEGLTGVPTGMSDLDRVTAGWQPSDLVIIAARPGMGKTAFVVSCMRNAAVDFGEAVAIFSLEMSAIQLVNRLISAEAELESEKIKKGNLADHEWEQLVHKTSKLTEAPIFIDDTPGLSILELRAKCRRLKAQHDIKMIVIDYLQLMSGDTSKSGGGSGNREQEIASISRALKGIAKELNVPVLALSQLSRAVETRGGDKRPMLSDLRESGSIEQDADMVIFLYRPEYYDITEDEDGLPTQGTGEVIIAKHRNGSLENVKLKFIGRFTKFANLDGGLMGGDYGGGFPSDGASSFDSAPSTMTFQSKANDDEPAGDGGAAPF from the coding sequence ATGGATACGAAGGGATCAGATACAGCAGCCAATAGAGGGACGAATCGAGGAAATAGAAGAAATCGTCCGGGTGTACAGGAGCTTTCTGTACAGCTAGGTAAGGTGCCGCCGCAGGCATTGGATCTGGAGGAAACTGTATTAGGTGCCCTGATGCTGGAAAAGGATGCTTTGACTGCTGTCATCGATATCCTGAAGCCAGAGAGTTTCTACAAAGATGCTCACTCTAAGATTTATGAGGCGATCGTACAGCTATTTAATAAGTCAGAGCCGATCGATTTGATGACCGTAACTCAGCAACTCCGAAAGAACGGAACGCTGGAGGTGGTAGGAGGGGCTTATCAATTGGCGGAGCTAACCACTCGTGTCAACTCAGCTGCCAATATCGAGTACCATGCTCGTATCATCACTGAGCAGTCTATCAAACGTGAATTGATTCGTATCTCTGCGCAGATTCAGGAGGATGCTTTTGAAGATACTCAGGATGTATTCGAACTCCTGGACCGTACAGAGCAGTCTCTTTTCGAGATTTCCGAATCACATATTAAGAAAAACTATGCCGGCATGCAGCAATTGATGCATGAGGCCATATTAGAAATAGAAGCCAAGAAGGATCAGAAGGAAGGACTGACAGGTGTACCTACGGGTATGTCGGATCTGGATCGTGTGACTGCAGGATGGCAGCCATCGGATTTGGTGATTATTGCGGCACGTCCTGGTATGGGTAAGACGGCATTTGTAGTGTCTTGTATGCGAAATGCCGCTGTAGATTTTGGTGAAGCTGTAGCTATTTTCTCTTTGGAGATGTCGGCGATTCAGCTGGTCAATCGTCTGATTTCTGCAGAGGCAGAGTTAGAAAGTGAGAAGATTAAGAAAGGAAACCTGGCTGATCACGAGTGGGAGCAGCTGGTGCACAAAACTTCAAAGTTGACCGAAGCGCCAATCTTTATTGATGATACGCCTGGTTTGAGTATTCTGGAATTGAGAGCGAAATGTAGACGTCTCAAGGCCCAGCACGATATCAAGATGATTGTCATTGACTACTTGCAGTTGATGTCTGGAGATACCTCTAAAAGTGGCGGTGGATCGGGTAATCGTGAGCAAGAGATTGCATCGATCTCCCGTGCGCTGAAAGGAATCGCTAAGGAACTGAATGTCCCGGTTTTGGCACTGTCTCAGTTGAGTAGAGCGGTGGAGACCAGGGGAGGAGATAAGCGTCCAATGCTATCGGATTTGAGGGAATCAGGTTCGATCGAGCAGGATGCGGATATGGTAATCTTCCTATACCGTCCAGAGTATTACGATATTACTGAGGATGAAGATGGACTGCCGACACAGGGTACTGGTGAGGTAATCATCGCCAAGCACAGAAACGGTTCGCTGGAGAATGTGAAGCTGAAGTTTATCGGACGATTCACCAAGTTTGCCAATTTGGATGGTGGTCTGATGGGCGGAGACTATGGCGGAGGGTTCCCTTCTGATGGTGCATCTAGCTTTGATTCTGCGCCTAGTACGATGACTTTCCAATCCAAGGCCAATGATGACGAGCCTGCTGGAGATGGAGGAGCAGCGCCTTTCTAA
- a CDS encoding epimerase, giving the protein MNVIITGASGMVGKGVLLECLDDDQVERVLTIGRSEIDIEHPKLEKIIHDDFNDYTIIKDRLKGYDACFLCMGISAAGLNEMEYQTITYDYTLALAKTLQSLNPNMTCTYVSGQGTDSTENGRIMWARVKGRTENALLNLGFRQAYMFRPGAIIPLRGIKSKTRSYQFMYDYFMWLVKLIKFFAPNSVVNTTQIGRAMIRLTQKGYSRSIIDPKDIIVLAQ; this is encoded by the coding sequence ATGAATGTAATCATAACAGGAGCTTCCGGAATGGTAGGGAAAGGTGTTTTACTTGAATGTTTGGACGATGATCAAGTTGAGAGGGTGCTTACGATCGGTCGTTCCGAAATTGATATCGAACATCCTAAGTTGGAAAAAATCATTCATGATGATTTCAACGATTACACGATCATCAAGGATAGGTTGAAAGGCTATGATGCCTGTTTTCTATGTATGGGGATCAGTGCTGCAGGTCTCAATGAAATGGAATATCAAACCATCACCTATGATTATACCCTGGCACTTGCGAAAACTTTGCAATCCTTGAACCCAAACATGACTTGTACTTATGTTTCAGGTCAGGGTACTGATTCAACAGAAAATGGCAGGATCATGTGGGCCAGAGTAAAAGGTAGAACTGAGAATGCCCTCTTGAATTTGGGATTTCGTCAGGCTTATATGTTTCGTCCCGGAGCAATCATCCCCTTGCGAGGGATCAAATCAAAAACCAGGAGTTATCAATTCATGTACGACTATTTCATGTGGTTGGTCAAACTGATCAAGTTCTTTGCCCCAAATTCAGTTGTGAATACGACTCAGATAGGAAGAGCCATGATTCGTCTCACCCAAAAAGGGTATTCGCGATCAATTATTGATCCAAAGGATATCATCGTTTTGGCACAATAA
- a CDS encoding sensor histidine kinase, producing MQEVIQKRKMSQETAELKQIIKERDQQLKDKQEELEAQRGMLSAAVEELVKKNKRLESTLNELQHGNEELENLLYHSSHGLRTPITNVMGLIQIIKAGDIEDSIKEYIDQIEGQGNHMIEIMNALSSLADLINYKPKKEVQLESFFINELINDRINYLTPLAKENQVTIDYQALENQPPLRCSKFALMEVIKQIMMNGIVFRDNSKPGYLSISAEKKENQLAIYIEDDGDGIDPETQPKIYEMFSRGSEKSGGSGLGLFIAKKAAEIIHADIKFESSQKGTRFIINIDLPPDR from the coding sequence TTGCAAGAGGTAATACAAAAGAGAAAAATGAGTCAGGAAACAGCAGAACTGAAGCAAATAATCAAGGAAAGAGACCAGCAGCTCAAAGACAAACAGGAAGAATTAGAGGCCCAGAGAGGCATGTTATCAGCTGCTGTAGAAGAACTAGTCAAAAAAAATAAGCGACTAGAAAGCACACTGAATGAACTTCAACATGGAAATGAGGAACTTGAAAACCTCCTTTACCATTCGTCTCATGGATTGAGAACACCAATCACCAATGTGATGGGACTGATTCAGATCATCAAGGCAGGAGACATAGAGGACAGTATCAAAGAATACATCGACCAAATAGAAGGGCAGGGCAATCATATGATCGAAATTATGAATGCCCTGTCTAGTTTGGCAGACCTAATCAACTACAAACCTAAGAAGGAAGTACAGTTAGAGTCCTTCTTCATCAATGAGCTCATCAATGATCGAATAAACTACCTAACACCACTAGCTAAGGAAAATCAGGTAACTATTGATTATCAAGCCTTGGAGAATCAGCCACCACTTCGCTGCTCCAAGTTTGCACTGATGGAGGTAATCAAACAAATCATGATGAACGGAATCGTGTTTCGTGACAATAGCAAGCCAGGTTATCTCTCCATTTCAGCAGAGAAGAAAGAAAACCAACTCGCTATTTACATTGAAGATGATGGAGATGGTATCGATCCCGAAACCCAACCTAAGATATACGAAATGTTTAGTCGAGGCTCAGAGAAATCAGGAGGAAGTGGGCTTGGTTTATTTATTGCTAAAAAGGCTGCAGAAATCATTCATGCTGATATCAAGTTTGAAAGTAGCCAAAAGGGAACCCGATTTATTATTAACATAGACTTGCCGCCTGACAGATGA
- a CDS encoding DUF6048 family protein: MRISKRLILSSIFACLLLTAFAQEQDSTSVEIAISESNVVDDRNAVLSSAAFVFDYGKLLGFVLPTEMKYEAGLQLDFWDKLIVAGEYGMATLEPNVAYINTGYVSEGYYYRGGIGYKLPMKPGNNMFLSFRYAQSHFSDKGTVKVASASGIYDDLSIPFERKDQTATWYEVVLSSEKQVWKGLHLGFHVRIRVMGEYEEQEPLDTFSIPGFGRTYSQVLPALNLYAKYAIQW, from the coding sequence ATGCGTATTTCTAAAAGGCTGATATTATCCTCAATCTTTGCCTGTCTTCTTCTGACGGCATTTGCTCAGGAGCAAGACAGTACGTCAGTGGAGATTGCCATTAGTGAAAGTAATGTGGTTGATGATAGAAATGCTGTGCTCAGTTCGGCGGCTTTCGTATTTGATTATGGCAAGCTTCTGGGGTTTGTCCTTCCCACGGAAATGAAATACGAAGCAGGATTACAGCTGGATTTTTGGGATAAGTTGATCGTGGCAGGAGAGTACGGAATGGCAACTCTGGAACCCAATGTGGCTTATATCAATACTGGCTATGTTTCGGAAGGTTACTATTACAGAGGCGGGATAGGGTATAAGTTGCCCATGAAACCGGGGAACAATATGTTCTTGAGCTTTCGATATGCCCAATCTCATTTTTCTGATAAAGGAACCGTGAAGGTGGCTAGTGCCTCTGGGATCTACGATGACCTGAGTATTCCTTTTGAAAGAAAAGATCAGACAGCCACTTGGTATGAAGTGGTGTTGAGTTCTGAAAAGCAAGTTTGGAAAGGTTTGCATTTGGGTTTTCATGTCAGGATCAGGGTGATGGGAGAGTATGAAGAACAAGAACCGCTAGATACCTTCTCTATTCCAGGTTTCGGCCGAACTTACAGTCAGGTTTTGCCTGCGCTCAACTTGTATGCGAAGTACGCCATACAATGGTAA
- a CDS encoding Hpt domain-containing protein, with the protein MSQTSIPLPIDYSYLYEISDNDREFIKDMLDTVIKNTPGNLDEIETAGNQKKWTELARAVHKLKPSLLLLNIDSLTAHIKRLEADAKGQIDLELIPTKIAELRELCDLLVSEIKKDIEADAY; encoded by the coding sequence ATGAGTCAAACCTCCATCCCCCTACCAATCGACTACTCTTACCTATACGAAATCAGTGACAATGATCGAGAGTTCATCAAGGACATGCTGGACACTGTGATTAAAAACACACCGGGAAATCTGGATGAAATCGAAACTGCGGGAAATCAAAAAAAATGGACTGAATTGGCGCGAGCGGTGCACAAGCTGAAGCCCTCCCTTCTTTTGCTCAACATCGACTCTTTGACTGCTCATATCAAGAGACTAGAAGCAGATGCGAAAGGTCAAATTGATTTGGAATTGATACCAACAAAAATCGCAGAGCTCCGAGAACTCTGCGACTTGTTAGTGAGTGAAATTAAAAAGGATATCGAAGCAGACGCTTACTGA
- a CDS encoding cytochrome c: MKKNLLQLFAGMAMCSVLFSCASQNQTKEESAAPEPEISQESVIERGAYLVETMGCNDCHSPKQMGPKGPEIIPELMLSGYPSDRPIMKVQHEMIAQGFSMFYPDLTAAIGPWGMTFAANLTPDASGLGNWSEEQFAKALKEGKYKGLDGSRMLLPPMPWTNYVNLKDEDVSAIFAYLKSIPAVSNVVPAPIAPGDM; encoded by the coding sequence ATGAAGAAAAACTTATTACAACTCTTTGCTGGCATGGCCATGTGCTCGGTCTTATTTTCATGCGCCAGCCAAAATCAAACCAAGGAAGAAAGTGCTGCTCCTGAACCAGAAATTTCTCAGGAATCTGTGATTGAACGCGGAGCTTATCTGGTAGAAACCATGGGCTGCAATGACTGCCATTCTCCCAAGCAAATGGGACCAAAGGGACCTGAGATCATACCGGAATTGATGCTCTCTGGCTATCCGTCTGATCGTCCGATTATGAAGGTTCAACATGAGATGATCGCTCAGGGATTCTCCATGTTCTATCCAGACTTGACTGCTGCAATAGGACCCTGGGGTATGACCTTTGCTGCCAACCTAACACCGGATGCCTCGGGTTTGGGCAACTGGTCCGAAGAGCAATTTGCAAAGGCATTGAAAGAAGGGAAATACAAGGGGCTGGATGGCAGTCGCATGCTGTTACCACCTATGCCCTGGACCAATTATGTCAACCTAAAAGATGAAGATGTATCGGCGATCTTTGCTTATTTGAAGAGTATACCTGCAGTAAGCAATGTGGTACCTGCCCCTATAGCACCCGGAGACATGTAA
- a CDS encoding deoxycytidylate deaminase, translating into MNKPAFEDIFMELAVNLAKRSHCIKRHVGAVLVKDTRIISIGYNGPPSGTHNCDDEFPEKGCARDSKGSCSLAIHAEQNAILYAVKNQASVEGSTLYVTLSPCLSCARIIFSMGIKEVVYLRSYAEYKGLEMDEGVDFLETFGVKCVKYAGDISHATEMI; encoded by the coding sequence ATGAACAAACCTGCATTTGAAGATATCTTTATGGAGTTGGCTGTGAATCTGGCCAAGAGATCACACTGTATCAAACGCCATGTCGGAGCGGTGTTGGTCAAGGATACTCGGATCATTTCTATCGGTTACAATGGGCCTCCATCTGGCACTCACAACTGTGATGATGAGTTCCCCGAAAAGGGTTGTGCCAGAGATTCGAAGGGCAGTTGTTCGCTTGCCATTCATGCCGAACAAAATGCTATTTTGTATGCGGTGAAGAACCAGGCTTCTGTAGAAGGATCTACTTTGTATGTTACCCTTTCACCTTGTCTTTCTTGTGCAAGAATTATCTTTTCCATGGGAATCAAAGAGGTGGTTTATCTCCGATCTTATGCAGAGTACAAGGGGCTGGAAATGGATGAAGGTGTAGACTTTCTGGAGACCTTTGGAGTGAAATGTGTGAAGTACGCGGGAGACATCAGTCATGCGACTGAAATGATTTAG
- a CDS encoding UDP-N-acetylmuramate--L-alanine ligase encodes MNNNFQKVHIIAIGGAVMSSLAIALKNKGLAVTGSDDKIYDPSKSQLEANQLLPAKEGWDTENINADLDAVIVGMHAKADNPELKKAQDLGLKILSYPEFIRSQSDKKQRIVIAGSHGKTTITGMIVHVLQYFNKPCDYLLGAKIKGIENTIHLSDAPIIIIEGDEYFTSPLDPTPKFLKYNHHIALISGTEWDHINVYPTVDSYVEQFETLADNTPKAGSLVYCEDDRMAMIIGSKERGDAKGIPYKTPKYKVEDGTYYLEGKYPLKVFGKHNMQNIEGAKKLLDLIGITEEQFFEAIQSYEGANKRNNILASKEGTTVYSDFAHAPSKLKATVHAAKERHPERKLTACYELHTFSSLNKDYLPHYADRMKYADEAIVFYDQATLESKGGEAITEKEIQDYFKNDQLKVYTSTEELKAYLESQNWNQHDLLMMSSGHFGAMDMQSLADKIAG; translated from the coding sequence ATGAATAACAACTTTCAAAAAGTACACATTATAGCAATCGGCGGTGCTGTCATGAGCAGCTTGGCCATTGCACTCAAAAACAAGGGTTTAGCAGTAACAGGATCTGACGACAAGATCTATGACCCGTCCAAAAGCCAACTAGAGGCCAACCAGTTACTCCCTGCAAAGGAAGGTTGGGACACAGAAAATATCAATGCAGACCTGGATGCTGTCATAGTAGGCATGCATGCCAAAGCCGACAACCCAGAATTAAAGAAGGCACAGGATTTAGGATTAAAAATCCTTTCCTATCCGGAATTCATTCGCTCACAAAGCGATAAGAAACAAAGAATTGTCATTGCAGGTAGCCACGGCAAGACCACCATCACAGGTATGATTGTTCATGTCCTGCAGTATTTCAACAAACCCTGCGACTACCTATTAGGGGCCAAAATCAAGGGGATAGAAAACACCATCCACCTATCGGATGCTCCTATTATAATCATCGAAGGAGATGAATATTTCACCTCTCCACTAGACCCAACTCCAAAATTCTTAAAGTACAATCATCACATTGCACTGATAAGTGGTACGGAGTGGGATCACATCAATGTCTACCCAACGGTAGATAGCTACGTGGAGCAATTCGAAACTTTGGCAGACAATACACCAAAGGCGGGTTCGCTGGTCTACTGCGAGGATGACCGCATGGCGATGATCATTGGTAGTAAGGAAAGAGGAGACGCGAAAGGCATACCTTATAAAACGCCTAAATACAAAGTGGAGGATGGCACTTACTATCTGGAAGGCAAATACCCACTCAAGGTTTTCGGTAAGCACAACATGCAGAATATCGAGGGGGCTAAAAAGCTGCTAGACTTGATCGGTATTACCGAAGAGCAATTCTTCGAAGCAATTCAAAGCTATGAGGGTGCGAACAAAAGAAACAACATTCTGGCTTCTAAAGAAGGTACTACTGTGTACTCTGATTTTGCGCATGCTCCTTCTAAACTAAAAGCGACTGTACATGCAGCTAAAGAAAGACATCCAGAGAGAAAACTCACCGCTTGCTATGAGCTACACACTTTTAGCAGCTTAAACAAGGACTATCTGCCGCACTATGCAGATCGTATGAAGTATGCAGATGAGGCAATCGTATTTTACGATCAAGCTACTTTAGAATCCAAAGGTGGAGAAGCCATCACAGAAAAAGAAATTCAAGACTACTTCAAAAACGACCAACTGAAAGTCTATACTTCTACGGAAGAATTAAAAGCTTATCTAGAATCTCAGAACTGGAACCAACATGACTTGCTCATGATGAGTTCGGGACATTTTGGAGCCATGGATATGCAAAGCCTGGCGGACAAAATCGCCGGCTAA
- a CDS encoding OmpA family protein, which produces MVKKLWILSFLWATLFNLYGQNMVINPSFEEIWECPYTMDQTKLIKNWFPFGTADPSPDFFHGCAVDGFMGVPHNMFGEQKAKSGEAYVGMICYLTSRSGRGWKVPVNHREYIMVQLTKPLVAGNEYYGEFWVNLADACEFSINNIGMYFTRDMPNFDWQAMEFGYYKAQVQSDPKKQLDDNNGWTKVSGTFVAKGDELALTIGTFKPDSSLTTKKTKRKFITGRDKNLPKHLQPMIAYYFIDDVLVRPVDPNESIFPDPLLAQQPVDEEHFGPAEVGKRFTLQNIYFEFEKANLLRSSLLELQRLEDYLVKNPNIKIQIEGHTDNVGSREFNEKLSEKRAKAVVDYLVQHGINEFRLEYVGHGSKYPVVPNDTPENRSLNRRVEFTILEK; this is translated from the coding sequence ATGGTCAAAAAGCTTTGGATCCTTTCATTTCTGTGGGCAACCCTATTCAATCTCTACGGTCAAAACATGGTGATCAATCCCAGTTTTGAAGAAATCTGGGAGTGCCCATACACCATGGATCAAACCAAGCTGATCAAAAATTGGTTTCCTTTCGGAACCGCAGATCCCTCTCCCGATTTTTTTCATGGTTGCGCAGTAGATGGATTTATGGGCGTCCCTCACAACATGTTTGGGGAGCAAAAAGCCAAATCTGGTGAAGCCTATGTGGGAATGATTTGTTATCTCACATCCAGGAGCGGCCGTGGATGGAAAGTACCTGTCAACCATCGTGAATACATCATGGTACAGTTGACCAAACCTCTGGTTGCAGGAAATGAATACTATGGAGAATTTTGGGTCAACCTGGCAGATGCCTGCGAATTTTCCATCAACAACATCGGCATGTATTTTACCCGTGACATGCCCAATTTTGATTGGCAGGCCATGGAGTTCGGCTACTACAAGGCTCAGGTCCAAAGTGATCCCAAAAAACAACTCGACGACAACAATGGTTGGACCAAAGTCTCAGGCACCTTTGTAGCCAAAGGTGATGAATTAGCGCTAACAATCGGAACATTCAAACCTGACAGCTCGCTCACAACGAAGAAAACCAAAAGAAAATTCATTACTGGCAGGGACAAGAATTTGCCCAAACACCTCCAACCTATGATCGCATACTATTTCATAGATGATGTTTTGGTGAGACCAGTAGACCCCAACGAGTCCATCTTTCCAGATCCATTGTTAGCTCAGCAGCCTGTAGACGAGGAGCATTTCGGTCCAGCAGAAGTAGGCAAGCGCTTTACCTTACAAAATATCTATTTCGAATTTGAAAAAGCCAATCTGCTAAGAAGCTCCTTGCTAGAATTGCAGCGATTGGAAGACTATCTGGTCAAGAACCCCAATATCAAAATCCAAATCGAAGGACATACGGATAATGTAGGCTCCAGAGAATTCAACGAAAAGCTTTCTGAAAAAAGAGCCAAGGCGGTAGTGGACTACCTCGTCCAGCATGGCATCAACGAATTTCGACTAGAATACGTCGGTCACGGCAGCAAGTACCCAGTAGTCCCTAATGACACACCGGAAAATCGATCCCTGAACCGAAGAGTGGAATTTACAATTCTGGAGAAGTAA
- a CDS encoding LytR/AlgR family response regulator transcription factor, with protein MKVFLGQRQIQLVNDKLRKHWSWERLSVVLVIVITFVLIALLYSSNDYVFGSEVRWARLSYSLDRENWDQEIPVEDDFWIRGELDVPSNEVNYNALFFGLSASYDVFWDGRLIGQNGDPEEAGRIHYIQPLGIVGVAPGLHVVELRAHSERSLFEGDLFAGVILGDGSQFAIQPVLQFSSVAMTLGLLLIIGLSLFIKGGKRDAMWVIVALVMYLVINYLKTLYNYPYTWHEYRLVAYALVILFLALTLINYAFAQSSVIRFRKIVLPILTLIFAAYFYMFSNYSEAKYYLLFTAPVLSILLISSRYREFKSWVLIGLLLVTSFVTWYIEVGLLMVLGYVAILLIEYFEDEEVEEEEVVVTTHLTASHKGEKRLLALSEICAIKGANNYAEIILDNQNHYLSDKSLGKIMQEVPNHFVRIHKSYIVDFSKAQGLKSNESGGKILCVSNGMEFPVGRTYVKSIKERLI; from the coding sequence ATGAAGGTTTTTTTGGGTCAACGACAGATACAATTGGTGAACGACAAGTTAAGAAAGCATTGGAGCTGGGAGCGTCTGTCTGTTGTGCTGGTAATTGTGATCACCTTTGTCTTGATAGCCCTTCTATACAGTAGCAATGATTACGTTTTTGGTTCAGAAGTGAGATGGGCACGATTGTCTTACAGTCTGGATAGAGAAAATTGGGATCAGGAGATACCAGTCGAAGATGATTTTTGGATTCGGGGCGAACTGGATGTGCCTTCTAATGAAGTGAATTACAATGCACTATTTTTTGGGTTGAGCGCTTCCTATGATGTTTTTTGGGATGGGCGTCTGATTGGGCAGAATGGTGACCCTGAAGAAGCAGGTAGGATTCATTACATACAACCTCTGGGAATCGTAGGGGTGGCGCCAGGCCTTCATGTAGTTGAGCTTAGAGCGCACAGCGAACGATCGCTTTTTGAAGGGGACTTGTTTGCAGGGGTGATATTAGGTGATGGGAGCCAATTTGCCATACAGCCTGTTTTGCAGTTTTCTAGTGTGGCCATGACTTTGGGCTTGCTGCTTATTATCGGACTTTCCTTATTTATTAAAGGAGGAAAAAGGGATGCTATGTGGGTTATTGTCGCTTTGGTCATGTATTTGGTGATCAATTACCTAAAGACCCTGTATAACTACCCCTACACCTGGCACGAGTATCGTTTGGTGGCCTATGCTTTAGTGATCCTGTTTCTGGCTTTGACTCTCATCAACTATGCTTTTGCCCAATCATCAGTGATTCGATTCAGGAAAATTGTCTTGCCTATTTTGACGTTAATTTTTGCAGCCTACTTTTATATGTTTTCCAATTACAGTGAGGCGAAATATTATTTGCTCTTTACTGCTCCAGTTTTAAGTATCCTGTTGATCAGCTCTAGATATAGAGAGTTCAAATCTTGGGTTTTGATAGGGTTGCTTTTGGTCACATCATTTGTGACTTGGTATATTGAGGTCGGCCTGTTGATGGTGTTAGGGTATGTCGCTATCCTATTGATCGAATATTTTGAGGATGAGGAGGTCGAAGAGGAGGAGGTTGTGGTCACGACTCATCTTACAGCCAGTCACAAGGGTGAAAAGCGATTGTTGGCTCTGTCAGAAATTTGTGCAATCAAAGGAGCCAATAACTATGCGGAGATCATCTTAGATAATCAAAATCATTATCTCAGTGATAAATCATTGGGTAAAATCATGCAAGAAGTTCCGAACCATTTTGTTCGAATACACAAGTCCTACATTGTAGATTTTAGTAAGGCTCAGGGACTGAAGTCTAACGAGTCTGGAGGGAAAATTCTTTGTGTGAGTAATGGTATGGAGTTTCCTGTAGGAAGAACCTATGTCAAGTCTATCAAGGAACGCTTGATTTAA
- the guaA gene encoding glutamine-hydrolyzing GMP synthase: MAEKIIILDFGSQYTQLIARRVRELNVYCEIHPFSKIPEFDEGVKGLILSGSPCSVRQEENPDINLDELVGKVPILGVCYGAQLIAHKLGGEILPSEIREYGRANLSKVDQHSELLKEVNIGSQVWMSHGDTILEVPAGLEVIASTDSVRVAAFHSTEYPMWGIQFHPEVTHSDDGKTLLRNFVVHICKCSQDWTPDVFVEATVEGLKKQLGDDQVVLGLSGGVDSSVAAMLIHKAIGKNLHCIFVDNGLLRKNEFEQVLESYKGMGLNVKGVNASQDFYAALKGLTDPEDKRKAIGRVFIEVFDKEAHAIQNVKWLGQGTIYPDVIESVSVNGPSVTIKSHHNVGGLPEKMKMKVVEPLNTLFKDEVRRVGRTLEIDESILGRHPFPGPGLGIRILGDITEEKVRILQEVDHFFIQGLKDEGLYDDVWQAGAMLLPVQSVGVMGDERTYERVVALRAVTSVDGMTADWCHLPYEFLAKVSNDIINRVKGVNRVVYDISSKPPATIEWE; this comes from the coding sequence ATGGCAGAAAAGATCATCATTCTCGATTTTGGTTCCCAGTATACACAGCTGATCGCTAGACGCGTCAGGGAACTCAATGTTTATTGTGAAATCCATCCCTTCAGTAAGATCCCTGAATTCGACGAGGGAGTAAAAGGCTTGATATTATCCGGTAGCCCTTGCTCAGTAAGACAGGAAGAAAATCCCGACATCAATCTGGACGAGCTGGTTGGCAAAGTGCCTATTTTGGGCGTTTGCTATGGGGCACAGCTGATCGCACACAAGCTGGGAGGAGAAATTCTTCCTTCTGAAATCCGCGAGTATGGTAGAGCCAATCTATCAAAGGTTGATCAACACAGCGAACTCCTTAAAGAAGTGAATATTGGTTCTCAGGTTTGGATGTCTCATGGAGATACCATTCTGGAAGTGCCTGCTGGACTGGAAGTAATTGCCAGTACTGATTCCGTGAGAGTGGCAGCTTTCCACAGTACAGAATACCCGATGTGGGGGATTCAGTTTCACCCAGAGGTGACTCACTCAGATGACGGCAAGACTTTGCTCAGAAACTTTGTCGTGCATATCTGTAAGTGCAGCCAGGATTGGACACCTGATGTGTTCGTTGAGGCGACTGTAGAAGGTTTGAAGAAACAATTAGGAGATGATCAGGTCGTGCTTGGACTGTCAGGCGGAGTGGATTCGTCAGTAGCGGCCATGTTGATTCATAAGGCCATAGGAAAGAACCTGCATTGTATTTTTGTAGACAATGGCTTGTTGAGAAAGAATGAGTTCGAGCAGGTGTTGGAATCCTACAAAGGAATGGGGCTAAATGTGAAAGGGGTGAATGCTTCACAGGACTTTTACGCAGCATTGAAGGGACTCACGGATCCGGAAGATAAGAGAAAGGCCATCGGTCGGGTGTTTATTGAAGTTTTCGACAAAGAAGCCCACGCGATTCAGAATGTAAAATGGTTGGGTCAGGGAACGATCTACCCAGATGTAATCGAGTCGGTGTCTGTCAATGGACCGTCCGTAACCATCAAGTCTCACCACAATGTAGGAGGTCTGCCAGAGAAGATGAAAATGAAGGTGGTTGAGCCACTCAATACTTTGTTCAAAGATGAAGTGAGAAGAGTAGGTAGAACCCTTGAAATAGACGAAAGTATTTTGGGAAGACATCCTTTCCCAGGTCCTGGTTTAGGGATCAGAATTTTGGGTGATATTACCGAGGAGAAAGTGAGAATTCTTCAGGAAGTAGATCACTTCTTTATTCAGGGATTGAAGGACGAAGGACTCTATGATGATGTATGGCAGGCGGGTGCTATGTTGCTACCTGTGCAGTCAGTTGGAGTGATGGGAGATGAGAGAACTTACGAGAGAGTAGTAGCCTTGAGAGCGGTGACTAGTGTAGATGGTATGACAGCCGATTGGTGTCATTTGCCTTATGAATTTCTCGCCAAAGTTTCTAATGATATTATCAACAGAGTGAAGGGTGTAAACCGAGTGGTTTATGACATTAGCTCTAAACCACCCGCTACTATTGAATGGGAATAA